The sequence AAAATTCCACTTGTTTGAATCAATTTGTTTTCACTGCTTCTTACAATATTTGTTACTTATCTTCATTATTATTTGTAAAGTAATCCCTCACCAAATTATTTACCAGTTTTAGTATATTATTGAGTTTTAAATCCAATTCGACTAAAGccaaaatagggaaaagatttttCAATATTCAACTGAATTTTATTTCAACAAGGAATACTAACATTATTTCGAAGAGGTTTAAACAAACGTTGGGGCCTGCTTATTTATAAATCCTGACTGTTTCCCAGCATTTTGGAGAGCTGTGGTATTTACTACCAAAGCTTGTTCCCAGTCGATGTAGAGATTTAAGTCTGATTTAAAATCAAATATTTTGGTTTTCTTGAGACCTCCTGATAGGAGAGACAAAGTTGAAGGAGACAGAAATTCAGATACAATAATTATAAAAGTGGCTTAACCCACATGGTTATAATTTGAGACTTAAGTTTCTACATAGTCTGGGAAGAAGCTTTGGAAGTAAATGCCTCAGCTCTCCAGAATGCTGGGAAATGAGCAGACTTGGAAACCTGTAGAAGGCATTGCATCATGGTTAAGTTGAGCTGAGAACTAAATCCAGCATGATCTCAGTGTTCTTTTTCTGACAACCGCAAGGATCTCCTGCGGTGAAGGGCTAGCGGGTATTGGAACCAACTCGTGAGATGGTGCTGGATTGCGAGAGAAGTGTTCATCTGCAGCtctggttgctgatggtttggagtgaaactgtgtggctgcaggagcgctggagtgGACACTCAGGGGGGGAATTCATtctttgctcctctttctctgtaAGGGGCGCAGGGCAATTACTATGGATTTTTGTCTACCTTCCGgttgactaaaggaaattttgtgaaaTATCACACTTTctgatttattacatgacaataaaataatcttaaacTATCTACACAAGGACCTTACCATAGTTTTAATCAGTACAATCAATTGAACGTGCAGTCGGTTGCTTTTTTGAGATAAAGTCTTATAAAAGCTTGCCTTACCCAATTGTGGTTGAAGATTAATGTGCCTTGAGACATTATTCAGCAATGAAACTGCTGTTTTTTGCACATCTGTGTTGTTTGAATGGAGAAGCTTGGCCACCTGTGGAGCTGCTTTCAGCTTGTCCACTAATGCTGAACTCATCAGATACGATGACTAGAAAACAAAACATTTCCATCATTCTGCAAACCAGTTGCATCAACATTTTGGCCTGATGCCCATATTTGCTAACAGTACAAATAGGTTAAAAAACTTCAAAAATTCTTCTCAATGTAGaagattttatttcatttaaatgaataatataaaagcACGATATGAAGCACCTTCGGTAGTTTTGCTGATTCTAATCTGGCAGGAGATCCTTGCGGTTGTCAGAAAAAGAACACTGAGATCATGCTGGATTTAGTTCTCAGCTCAACTTAACCATGATGCAATGCCTTCTACAGGTTAAGCAACGATATgctgctctcccaagtccttgcAATTTATTCATCAAAGCCAGGATTTACTGCCAGTTCCAAAATGAGCTCAGGGCAGTGAGGCACCTTCTTGAACCAGTGAAATCGTTCTGAGAAAGGCACGTCAGGATGAATGCTTCAGCATTTAGACCCAGTGATGATGACTGACTGGCAATAGATTTCCAAGCCAGAATGAGATACAATGATTCCATACATATGCTGCCTTTGTCCCTCTTCGTGGAAGAGGCCACAGATTTGGGAGGTGTTATTAGAGCAGCCTGGGCAAGTGAACGAGAGTGCATTCTGGAATGATATACACTGAGGCCAATGGCTAAAGAAATCAGGTGTCGAAGGTACCAGTCTAAAaaattctccctcctcccctccttcctctgaAAAGAAAAAATCTGTACCGCTTTGTTGCCGGCAGTCAAATTCTGCAAAGCTCCAGCAGACGCTTCCAATGTAGCATCAGACTTTGATTTATCCAAAAGAGATGTATACATTTTGACTGCTTTTGAATGGAAGAGATTGTTAACACCCTTGGGATTGTCATCCTCTTGAGAGAAATGCATGTTGCACAGATCTGCCtgtgaaacaaaaagaaaatattaattgttAACAATGACCTTTATAATGAAAAGGTAGAGAGAATTTGCTTGCATTTCTGAGCTGAGTGTTTAATTTCCAGTTCATACGGAgccaattataaatttaaatatgCAGCATATCCTTTCGGCCTAGGAGCTTGTACTGTCCAttcttttttttggcttggcttcgcggacgaagatttatggagggggtaaaagtccacgtcagctgcaggctcgtttgtggctgacaagtccgatgcgggacaggcagacacggttgcagcggctgcaggggaaaattggttggttggggttgggtgttgggtttttcctcctttgccttttgtcagtgaggtgggctctgcggtcttcttcaaaggaggttgctgcccgccaaactgtgaggcgccaagatgcacggtttgaggcgttatcagcccactggcggtggtcaatgtggcaggcaccaagagatttctttaggcagtccttgtaccttttctttggtgcacctctgtcacggtggccagtggagagctcgccatataacacgatcttgggaaggcgatggtcctccattctggagacgtgacccatccagcgcagctggatcttcagcagcgtggactcgatgctgtcgacctctgccatctattAACACCctattaaccaacaacccctctacattgaagggtgggaggaaactggaacatttggaggaaacccacgcagacaaggggagaatgtacaaactccttacggattaGAAGCCGGGTTATTGGCACTGTAACCAGATGTTGCGCTAAACGCTACACTGAATGTGCCACCCAATGGAAAGAGATTTACAATAAAAATTTGATCTGCAAATACAAACTCAGAGACAATGAAAGTACAAATTATTGCCTGTCGTctttacattttgataaatttgTGGCATGTTATTACTAGAATTGGAAATGAGATTCAAGCCTATTCTATGTCAGATAAACTGAAAATAAGATTATGATAGAGATTCCTTCACAAGTATCCTGCCATAGCACAAACTTGAAAACTAAACAGGGGGAAAAAAGCAGAGGACATAATTTATCATTTTATTGCACATTTTCATTCAGAGAAACGGCATTTGGGATTTTTCAAGccaaataaatacaaaaggttGAGGAGTGGTTTTAAACAAATGTgggaaaaaggttttttttctgcTCTGAATCCATTCTGCATTCATGAAAATCATGGCTGACCTAAATAAAGCTGCTTTCCTGTACTATTCCCATCCCTCTTGATTCCCTGACAATAACTGGGTCTATTGATCTCTGAGTGAACTCGTTGACTGAACTTTCATAACCCTCCAAGCTCAAGTGGAATTTTCACCCCCCTCTATGAAGAAGTTACTCCTCATTTTGATGCTGGGGTGCTTCAGAGCAACTCTgacaaattaaatattaaaataaaaccaccTTTGATCATCTCAGTTCATTGCATGCACTTGTATCAGATGCTCCAATCAAACTTGCAGTTCTGGACATTTCACTGAAATCAATATATTAGAGGCAAGTAATACCAAGAGCTGAGATTTGTATACATTTACTCTCAGTATTAAAACAAATGTGCAGCCTGGCATATTATCAAGTAGATTGCATGGATTATTACCTCCTCTAAATGATCAGTTCCAGGACTGAAGCATCCAACAGAAGACCTTTTTGACATTTTTTTGGATTGCGACACATTTTCATTGAAGTGGGCAAATGCACTTGGCATCTCTGAATCCAAGTTGTACGAGAGGTTGTGAAGGATACAGACACAGTTTTCAACAGACTGAGACAAATAAAAGATTGTACTGAGTTAATGTAATAAGAAAGCTTCATGTTTAAGCAAGTAACCCACCATTAGTAAAGTTTGTTGAATTAGCTTTGCAAAGCAATTATTATATTGGTATCAAATTGCATATAGTCAGAGACTATCTGAGAAATAAGTCACATATTTCATAAGAACAACCAAGGTCTTAAAGACCGGTAAAATGATTCTATGAAGCTTTTATCCACACCTTGTGAATAAAAGGGCAACTCAGCAAAGCTGAGAAACAAGCAGCAAAAATCTGACTGAATGATGAAACCAATCCTGAAAGAATGTCTATTAAAGTAGGTCTGCTCTAAAACTACATTAATTTGCTACAAATTTAACAACCTTGTTTGACATATTTTTACATTATATGCAATTAGATATTTTGCATATTTTTTTCTGCAAACAAGATCTCCAGCCTCAATATAAAGAGAGAATGGCAACAATAATCTTTcagcaaagaaaacaaaaatcacacTAACTTGCACTTGCTTTAGATAtgaaatgcatcagaaataaaattacattcctgccaaatgatttttttttcatatttgagAGTGCCTGACGAGAGCTGAAGCGGATGATATACCAGTCATATATATTAGGATATAGTTTCAAGGTATTTCAAAGAGTAAAGCCTATTTAATtgcaggtacagtaaaacccctgatatctggcacttatgtggattggtagatgccattaAGTGTATTTTATGTTCCTTACGTTTATGTGTTGTGTGACtggtgaactaacagtgaggtgcaccaattttaaatgtacatatttggtaccaatttattttctgtgatttttattcCCACCAATTGCTTAAGACTGCTTTAATTCCCCATACCAGGGGCCTCCCTGTAATTTGAAAAACAGTCCTTTTTTTCCTGTCCTCTCCTCACTTTGTCCTTGCTTGCTCGATTAATTGAATGGAGAACTGtacagaaaggaatgttttctGCACAGAAAGCAATTTGTTTCCACACACGATATCACTAAATAGGAAATGAGGAACTCCCATTACACAAAGCTAGGATAATTTGAATATCTCACAAATATCCAAAGCTTTTGGAATGGAGATGCATAGTTATCAAGTGGTGTCAAAATACTGCAATATCATAGTAATATTTACATATGCTTCCTtttcaacaaaatatttcagtgatctGGATTAATCCTGTTACCTTTTCATCAGCTTGATTTGCACCAAGACACGCTTGAACATGATACATGAGACAATCAATCAACCGAGGGGTGTTtctcatctgattccggccacccTTCCCAGCTGAGCTCAGGTTCCTGGCAAGAAAGAGAATACAATGCAGTCGGATCAAATAGGAATGGTTCAGATAAAGTGCCTGAGAGATTAGGATGTGACAGGCAGTGGATGCAAGGATAGGGACTGGAGTGTATGTGCAAGTAAAGCTTTTGCAGAATATACCAGTGGTGACTTTTGTTGATTGCGTTTATCCCACGTATATCCTTTCAACCAATCTTGTGTTTCGTTACTTATCCTACTACCATTCCTCTAacctttacactttttaaccctCGCCTTCCTTTGATTATATTGCCTTCACTTTTTTCTGTCCTCATCTCCATTTCTATGGACATAAACACCTTTGTTTCTCCCATTCCTGCCCCATTTCCCTCTTCCCAAATTTAATGGAAGGTCATTGCCCTGAAATAATAATCGCTTCTCCACAGATGCAGATGATTGGATTTATTCATCtcattttagtttttaaaaaaatcacataaataaTTTGAATTCATTAATGTCAAAAATTTAATTTCTTTGCAAGCTTTACTGTAGACGTCAGTCTCTTTATTACAAGATGTCAATTAAAATATCTAAAAGGAGTTGATCGAAATTATGGAGAAAATAAGAATTGTGATTACAGTGGGATTTATTGATGTTCACTGTacttgatggttggcacagatgcTGCTCCTTTGCTGTAGGATATCAAGTTAAGCTGCCTGTTAAAACACGAGATGGCCTCCACACGTTTCTACCTGGATATAAAGTACGGTATTTAGATCACCTTTTGTACAGAATTATAAAGAATAATGAGTGACCCAATAAGGTAAAATTAAAGATAACAAGAAGGCAGCTCTGAAAACGATTTTCCTCTTTATTCCATCCAAAATGCACTATCTCACCGTGCAGAATCTGAACATATGCAAAGCGACTTCCAGTTAAATAACTAAGTGTAACCAGTGCATGAAATTTTCCTCAACCACATTTATCGATGACTATGCTCACTCACTGGACACCATCACAGGGCATAAGACAAGTGGTGTCAAAATGCTGCAATAgctctccacccaactctgctcTCCTGTTCATCTGAAGGAAGAAGGAAATAGGATCAAGTTAATGCCTTGCTCCTGTCTACTGGCAATGATGGTATGTCTCTTCCTCTAATGGCCTGGTGATGAACTTCAGTAATTGCTACTGTGGTATGCAGCATTTTTTcaacaacaaaaagaaaattaggcAAAACTATAAAGTATATGTGATAAGACGAAACTCACACTCAATCTTGCTCTTGTACCAATTAACATAGAAAATATGGTGCACAGATCATACACCACTTTATTTCAAGAATCAAAAGTGTAATTCATCACATTAAATGTTTCAAGCTCTGTCACTGGCAAATTAATgcactggaaaattctatagtcaTTCCAGTGGTCTGGCAGTCATTCACAAAGCAGTATTAAGGCTGTCAGGCCTAGTTCAGACCCAAGTTCTAAATAATACATGTGATCAGAATATAACTCATTGGAAAGAAAGCCAATATATTTTGCATGAAAAAAGTGTTACCTCCCACAGTGATGGGTTTCACATGACCATTTACACAAATATTTGAAATGATGGAAGACAAAATAATTACTGGGAACACACCAATGATCAGGCAATATTGGGGGAAAGAGGAACAGAGTTAGTACTTCAAACTTAAGATCATTTATTAGAATTCTCACAAAGGGTCTTTGAGCTTAAAGattaactttatttttcattccgtagatgctgccacaaacatatgtggttttttttccccccagagagGCCATCATACCTCAGACATCCTGTAgcattgtagaaaatgtctgaatCCATAGTTTGTGGATATTTAATTTCTTGATAACCATATGGAATGATCACGGAGTCAGTCAACACTGGCAAGGCATGATCAATTAGATCCTCCTTTATAGCATCACATGATGAGAGGTTCCAAAGGAGACCTAGTAACAGGGAAAAGGAATTACCAACCAAAAATGGAACAaatgttaaagaaaaaaaatcatttatttgttGATCCTCTTGTTTTCTTATGAATATCTGGGTTCTTTAGTCCAAACTCTTTAATGGGGAGATTTTCAAAATCCCTTTCCCTCCTATTTGACATGGCAATGGTCAGCAAATGATGCTCCCCCTGCTGTGCCAAATAATCACCATCCACCATCATTCACACGACTTGACCATCAACAGCCAATCTACTGTCAAAAGCAACCACCCCCACCTCACCGTGATGACATCTTCCCCATTTATCCAAATAAAATCTTAACTGATCAACTCAGGCACCACTACCACCAACAATAGACAGCTGACCAAATCTCAATATCACTTCAATTACATAATTAACCAAGTTCTATCCCCTCCGCAACTCACCTGGACCTAGTACATCCCTAGCCCTTCCCAATTTCCTTTATTTACACTGCATTGATTCAAGTCATAGAAATGTCCTTTCCTTGTGCAGGTAGTATCCAAACTCTTGCTCTTGGATCATTTGGAGAGATAAGATTCAAGGGATTTAGTTCCCACTATCCTCATCCATtcagaataaatatattccaagtGATCCCTTTTCAATAAACCAATGATCCATTGCTCAAAACTTACcaattaaatattaattaaatgaGTGATTTTCTGAAATCACATAATTTTGGGAATGAATAGGAATTTTGCTATGGAACAAAGCAAATCTGCATCTTAAAAGAAAacaccaatgatttttttttaattctttaaatgacaggaaaaaatgtaaataaaatacaaATCACGCCTTGCTAATGTGATGTCCTTCTGCTTGAAATGGAAGACAGCAACAGGAGAACATTAAGTTGCAACCTCTTGATATCCAATTTCCATAAGTATCTAACAGGTGTTGTGAGTGCAGAAATGATCATTACTTGCACAGGAAATATGATGGTGAAATATTTAGACAAATTTAGAAAAGTCCTGTACTGCCGCACTTTCACTAGAAGTGGGTGAAAAAACGTAATTGCCACAGTTTACATAAATTGATTCAATTTTGAGCAACTTTACCAAAAGCCAGTTCTACTCAATGTGGCCAATGTTCTAAATTCAGGAGGCACTGTCAATCACTTGCATGTGAGCAAAAccaagtcagagagagagagagagatctgacATGGAAACAGATGCTTCGACCCAAGTCTATCAACCATCTAGTCTTCTATTAatccaattttttaaattcttcccacattctcctCAACTCCTCTGggttctaccactcacctgcacaAAAAAGGCAATTTTCAGAGGTTAATTATCCAACCAATCTGTGTACCTATGGGGAATAAGAATAAACCAATGCTCTGAAAGGAAACCCATACAAGCAAAGGAAAATATGCAATGTCCAGACAGGACCCGAGGTCAAGACTGAACTCAGATCTCCAGCATTGTGAGCCAGCAGTAATACTATATTTCCCCTTCTACACTATCAATGCAAAGTCAAATTTCTGAAGCATTGGATTGTTCTCACACTATTAAGGACTGTAAACTGGATATAGACCAGCAGGTTTCTGGCCAGAAGCAGTTGCATGGCTGGGAACAACCCATTCCGGAGACAACAGACAGTAACATACTTTCAGTGTTGATATCTGCATGAGGCTTGGGCAAATGGTTTGAGAAGGAGTACAAGAAAATACATAGGAAGAGAATGTACTTAAAAGTATAAATGATTGACGGCTACAGGACTAAAAATACACATATTGTAAAATATACAGATGTATGTACCAGTTGCTTGCTTCTTTGTTTCAGGATCATTTGTTTCTCTCAGGAGCTGAATTACTTGCTTGATTCCATCATGTTTCTTAACTTCCAACTTATTGGTCATACTTTTATAAACTGCATTTCGAAGAGCTGCACAGGCAGTCTGCTGAACAttgatatttttgattttcaagagGTTAATTAGTTCAAGGATTGCACCCATttggtaaatctgaaataaaaacaaaagatttagaaaaaaaaattcgaCTGGAGGATATATCAAATCTAGCTGCGTTAGTCAGAATATTTGTACATCCATTGTTGTTACAGATCAAGGTCATTTACAATGCATGTTTCAAAGTGATGGGCCCAAGTTTTGGTATAGTTTAACCTTTAAAGTGGTGATGatcaatttcaaatgtttaaaGACTTGAATTTACATGGTACTTTTGGGAAATTGTAATAAAGCAAGATCTtgaatgtgattttttaaaaatcatttaaaaagtcgAAGTGACAAAGGAGACTTGAAAGACGTGGATACATGATGCTTGGGAGATTGGCTTCCGATGTCAAAGACCAGCAGAATTTGGAGCTTGAGAAAAACGGAGCTTGAGCAGgaatgaatgtttaaaaaaaaatcggtTTGTAAATAGAAATTTAgagtaagaatgctgaatgcggaaaagttaaataagaaaatctgcagatcttGCAGtagacaaaaatgctggagaaactcaacgggtcCATCAGAATTAAAag comes from Narcine bancroftii isolate sNarBan1 chromosome 5, sNarBan1.hap1, whole genome shotgun sequence and encodes:
- the LOC138765035 gene encoding plakophilin-1-like isoform X3 — its product is MAYLRTVTSGKAYNDQDDSTLALPPMNRLSTLARENSEKRVNNQVRLMMQNKKNQQSPIKADITNGQWNTNQKDILDLGNGIQTLSVRSQGSQRRKIYQMGAILELINLLKIKNINVQQTACAALRNAVYKSMTNKLEVKKHDGIKQVIQLLRETNDPETKKQATGLLWNLSSCDAIKEDLIDHALPVLTDSVIIPYGYQEIKYPQTMDSDIFYNATGCLRNLSSAGKGGRNQMRNTPRLIDCLMYHVQACLGANQADEKSVENCVCILHNLSYNLDSEMPSAFAHFNENVSQSKKMSKRSSVGCFSPGTDHLEEADLCNMHFSQEDDNPKGVNNLFHSKAVKMYTSLLDKSKSDATLEASAGALQNLTAGNKASSYLMSSALVDKLKAAPQVAKLLHSNNTDVQKTAVSLLNNVSRHINLQPQLASQVLPELAQLLPSGTNSTKSSDATIASACNIMQNLIPNNTTLAKTVLQGSVLRNLMNLSKSSSYPSAGKAACLFLYEMWTQKDLQNFFKKEGFTRKDFVNDWTSTVVKLAQQNASGFLSKKMF